From the Chitinolyticbacter meiyuanensis genome, one window contains:
- a CDS encoding tetratricopeptide repeat protein has protein sequence MPNPISLRYSCCALLCSLAVVATAAPAEEQENQSEIEQITEQAKAGDPAYQFRLGAAYELGLGVPKNTKLAIHWYLTAAEQGYALAQYSLGQIYINARGVPRDFAEAARWHRKAAEQGNAAAQIAIGRQYAYGWGVRHNGKTARNWFITAAQQKPKQAYEELATLYERGNVVPKNLVVAYALHSIVAEGGDELARDAMNGIEPALDEKAFHAAKQMAARLIENPSFLQTELEGVVE, from the coding sequence ATGCCAAATCCGATATCCCTGCGTTATTCGTGCTGCGCGCTGCTGTGTTCCCTGGCCGTCGTTGCAACTGCGGCCCCCGCCGAAGAGCAGGAAAACCAGTCGGAAATCGAGCAAATCACCGAACAGGCTAAAGCCGGGGACCCGGCATATCAGTTCAGATTGGGCGCGGCCTATGAGCTTGGCTTGGGCGTGCCCAAGAATACGAAGCTGGCTATCCACTGGTATCTGACTGCGGCAGAGCAGGGCTACGCGCTGGCCCAGTACAGCCTGGGACAGATCTACATCAATGCCCGAGGTGTGCCACGCGACTTCGCCGAGGCTGCGCGTTGGCATCGCAAAGCTGCGGAACAGGGCAATGCCGCCGCGCAAATTGCCATCGGACGCCAGTATGCATATGGCTGGGGCGTGAGACATAACGGGAAAACGGCTCGGAACTGGTTCATCACTGCAGCGCAGCAGAAGCCTAAGCAGGCGTACGAAGAGCTGGCCACCTTGTACGAGCGGGGGAATGTCGTGCCGAAGAATCTGGTGGTGGCCTACGCGCTACACAGCATCGTCGCAGAGGGTGGGGATGAACTTGCGAGAGACGCCATGAATGGCATCGAGCCTGCTTTGGACGAGAAGGCGTTTCATGCTGCGAAGCAGATGGCAGCAAGGCTGATCGAGAACCCCTCCTTCTTGCAAACCGAGCTGGAAGGAGTTGTCGAATAA
- a CDS encoding oxidoreductase-like domain-containing protein, with the protein MTEPLPDYPADDPPPEPPYEPAFEECCGNGCDPCIFDTYNAALQQYRRQLAEWQARQAARLGNP; encoded by the coding sequence ATGACCGAACCACTTCCCGACTATCCGGCTGATGATCCACCACCCGAGCCGCCGTACGAGCCCGCCTTCGAAGAATGCTGCGGCAACGGCTGCGATCCCTGCATTTTCGATACCTACAACGCTGCGCTGCAGCAGTACCGGCGCCAGCTTGCCGAGTGGCAGGCCCGCCAGGCGGCCCGGCTAGGAAACCCATGA
- the dacB gene encoding D-alanyl-D-alanine carboxypeptidase/D-alanyl-D-alanine endopeptidase, whose protein sequence is MIRSLICIALAGLLAHAGAAELSGPPGPVLDAMRSAKLPAGALSLAVVPLSRPQDALYFNADAAVNPASVMKLVTTQVALERLGPAYAWTTELLADGPVVEGVLKGNLYLRGGGDPKLTYERVWLLLRDLRSAGVKRIAGDLVLDRSALRLPPAGAFDDDEGDPARPFLVAPDALLANFKSVRVRVLADGGIVRVSVEPPIAEISIENAAKVAGSGCNAAISADSEATRARVRVSGNLAEGCSSERYVSVLDTLSYTGGLVRAIWRELGGEIAGSTRQGATPASSRSLASSRSPDVVSVIRDVNKFSNNLMARQLFLTLGASNRQGEADDAQSAARIVREWLKDNRLNWPELVLENGSGLSRRERVSARHLAELLLQAAAGPYAPEFMSSLPIVAVDGTMKRRLKGADVAAHVKTGTLKNVRAVAGYVLAEDGERYAVVGVLNHAQAPGGAPTLDALLRWVSEARPARQVTVK, encoded by the coding sequence ATGATCCGTTCCCTGATCTGTATCGCGCTGGCTGGCCTGTTGGCCCACGCCGGCGCCGCCGAGCTCTCCGGCCCGCCTGGTCCGGTACTCGATGCCATGCGCAGCGCCAAGCTGCCAGCCGGCGCACTGTCGCTGGCCGTCGTGCCGCTATCGCGGCCGCAGGATGCGTTGTATTTCAATGCCGACGCCGCCGTGAACCCGGCCTCGGTGATGAAGCTTGTCACCACCCAGGTGGCGCTGGAGCGGCTGGGGCCCGCGTATGCCTGGACCACCGAGCTGCTGGCCGATGGCCCGGTGGTCGAGGGCGTGCTCAAGGGCAACCTGTACCTGAGGGGCGGCGGGGATCCCAAGCTTACTTACGAGCGGGTGTGGCTGCTGCTGCGCGATCTACGCTCGGCCGGAGTGAAGCGCATCGCCGGCGATCTGGTGCTCGATCGCTCCGCGTTGCGGCTGCCGCCAGCCGGTGCGTTCGACGACGACGAAGGTGATCCGGCACGGCCCTTCCTGGTCGCGCCCGATGCGCTGCTCGCCAACTTCAAATCGGTACGGGTACGGGTGCTCGCCGATGGCGGCATCGTGCGCGTCAGCGTCGAGCCGCCGATCGCCGAGATCTCGATCGAGAATGCCGCGAAGGTGGCCGGCAGCGGCTGCAACGCGGCGATCAGCGCCGACAGCGAGGCCACGCGCGCCAGGGTGCGCGTCAGCGGCAACCTGGCGGAGGGCTGCAGCAGCGAGCGCTATGTGTCGGTGCTCGATACCCTCAGCTACACCGGCGGCCTCGTGCGCGCCATCTGGCGCGAGCTCGGCGGCGAGATCGCCGGCAGCACGCGTCAGGGCGCAACGCCGGCCAGCTCCCGCTCGCTGGCCAGCTCCCGCTCGCCCGACGTGGTGAGCGTGATCCGCGACGTGAACAAGTTCAGCAACAACCTGATGGCCCGCCAGCTGTTCCTCACGCTGGGCGCCAGCAATCGGCAGGGCGAGGCCGACGATGCACAGTCCGCCGCCCGCATCGTGCGCGAATGGCTCAAGGACAACCGGCTCAACTGGCCGGAACTGGTGCTGGAGAACGGCTCCGGTTTGTCGCGCCGCGAGCGGGTATCGGCGCGCCACTTGGCCGAACTGCTGCTGCAGGCCGCTGCCGGCCCTTATGCGCCCGAGTTCATGTCCTCGCTGCCCATCGTTGCCGTGGACGGTACCATGAAGCGCCGGCTCAAGGGCGCGGATGTCGCCGCCCACGTCAAGACCGGCACGCTGAAGAACGTGCGCGCAGTGGCCGGCTACGTGCTGGCCGAGGATGGCGAGCGCTATGCGGTGGTCGGCGTGCTCAACCACGCGCAGGCGCCCGGCGGCGCACCGACGCTCGACGCGCTGCTGCGCTGGGTCAGCGAGGCTCGCCCGGCGCGGCAAGTCACGGTAAAATAA
- the dnaX gene encoding DNA polymerase III subunit gamma/tau: MAYQVLARKWRPRNFAQLVGQEHVIRALANAFANGRLHHAYLLTGTRGVGKTTIARIMAKALNCETGVTAEPCGTCSACTQIDAGRFVDLLEIDAASNTGIDNIREVLDNAQYAPTAGRFKVYIIDEVHMLSKSAFNAMLKTLEEPPGHVKFILATTDPQKMPITVLSRCLQFSLRQMTPQQVAGHLQKVLDAEQLPFEASALPLLGHAANGSMRDALSLLDQAIAYGAGKVEEAGVRAMLGAVDQSYLFDILAALIAKDGLRLMQAADGIAARGLSYEAALHELAHVLHQIALVQAVPGALGDELPQRADIEAVAAALAPEDAQLYYQIALHGRRDLPLAPDEYAGFSMTLLRMLAFAPAEPGQVSRANSPAAPGQVSRASSSVEPGPTTRPSSPTDAGLAARVASPTATISSAGTASAAAQPMQATAEATPATAQAAVPAPQAAAVQVPRPAPTPVVAASKPVPLPQPAVTEPAAYAAPGNAPIPPWQDEAPAVIDAAELALQSFGVASSPAIESEPAAPAIPAGPPPEFDGDWRSLVVQLKLGAAGMLAQHAELVDYRPGHFELRVSAEHKAVATRDYQDKLRAVLAEYYGRDINVNVTLGESTGDTPAAIATRERAARQAAAVDAIQNDPFVQAMVRDFGATVVPDTIRPL; the protein is encoded by the coding sequence ATGGCCTATCAAGTTCTCGCCCGCAAGTGGCGCCCCCGCAATTTTGCCCAACTCGTCGGGCAAGAGCACGTGATCCGCGCACTGGCGAACGCATTCGCCAACGGCCGGCTGCACCATGCCTACCTGCTGACCGGTACGCGCGGCGTGGGCAAGACCACCATCGCGCGCATCATGGCCAAGGCGCTCAATTGCGAGACCGGCGTTACCGCCGAGCCCTGCGGCACCTGTTCCGCCTGCACCCAGATCGATGCCGGTCGTTTCGTTGACCTCTTGGAAATCGATGCCGCGTCCAACACCGGCATCGACAATATCCGCGAGGTGCTGGACAACGCCCAGTACGCGCCCACCGCAGGCCGGTTCAAGGTCTACATCATCGATGAAGTGCATATGCTCTCCAAGAGCGCCTTCAACGCGATGCTGAAGACGCTGGAAGAGCCACCCGGCCACGTGAAGTTCATCCTCGCCACCACCGATCCGCAGAAGATGCCGATCACGGTGCTGAGCCGCTGCCTGCAGTTTTCGCTGCGGCAGATGACGCCGCAACAGGTGGCCGGCCACCTGCAGAAGGTGCTGGACGCCGAGCAACTGCCATTCGAAGCCAGCGCGCTGCCGCTTCTGGGCCACGCCGCCAATGGCTCGATGCGCGATGCGCTCTCGCTGCTCGACCAAGCCATCGCCTACGGCGCTGGCAAGGTGGAGGAGGCCGGCGTGCGCGCCATGCTCGGCGCCGTCGACCAGAGTTACCTGTTCGACATCCTCGCCGCGCTGATCGCCAAGGATGGCCTGCGTTTGATGCAGGCCGCGGATGGCATCGCCGCGCGTGGCCTCTCTTACGAAGCCGCCCTGCATGAATTAGCACACGTGCTGCATCAGATCGCCTTGGTCCAGGCTGTGCCTGGCGCACTCGGCGACGAGCTGCCGCAGCGTGCCGACATCGAAGCCGTCGCCGCTGCACTTGCGCCCGAGGATGCACAGCTTTACTACCAGATCGCGCTGCATGGTCGGCGTGATTTGCCACTGGCGCCGGACGAGTACGCCGGCTTTTCGATGACGCTGCTGCGGATGCTGGCCTTTGCTCCGGCGGAGCCAGGGCAAGTAAGTCGAGCAAACTCCCCGGCAGCGCCGGGGCAGGTGAGTCGAGCGAGTTCGTCGGTCGAACCAGGGCCAACGACTCGACCTAGTTCACCCACGGATGCGGGGTTGGCCGCTCGCGTTGCATCTCCTACGGCGACGATCAGCAGTGCTGGCACCGCTAGCGCTGCGGCCCAGCCCATGCAGGCAACAGCTGAAGCAACGCCTGCGACTGCCCAGGCTGCCGTGCCCGCGCCGCAAGCAGCTGCGGTGCAGGTGCCGAGGCCAGCACCCACGCCCGTCGTCGCAGCCAGCAAACCGGTGCCGCTCCCACAGCCGGCCGTGACTGAACCTGCTGCCTATGCCGCTCCAGGCAACGCGCCGATTCCACCGTGGCAGGATGAAGCGCCTGCCGTGATCGATGCCGCGGAGCTGGCCTTGCAATCGTTCGGCGTGGCATCGTCGCCAGCGATAGAGTCTGAGCCCGCTGCCCCTGCGATACCGGCCGGCCCCCCTCCCGAATTCGATGGCGACTGGCGCAGCCTGGTGGTGCAGTTGAAGCTGGGTGCCGCCGGCATGCTGGCGCAGCACGCCGAGTTGGTCGACTATCGTCCCGGTCATTTTGAGCTGCGCGTATCCGCCGAGCACAAGGCCGTGGCCACGCGTGACTACCAGGATAAATTGCGCGCAGTGCTGGCGGAGTATTACGGCCGCGACATCAACGTGAACGTCACCCTTGGCGAATCGACCGGCGATACGCCAGCGGCGATCGCCACCCGTGAGCGGGCGGCGCGCCAGGCGGCCGCCGTCGACGCTATCCAGAACGACCCCTTCGTGCAGGCCATGGTGCGCGATTTTGGTGCCACCGTGGTGCCAGATACCATCCGGCCGCTCTGA
- a CDS encoding YbaB/EbfC family nucleoid-associated protein, with amino-acid sequence MFNKGGLGNLMQQAQKMQDNMKKAQEELANVEVEGQAGAGMVKVVMTCGHAVKRVSIDDSLLSDDKDMLEDLIAAAFNDAARKAEATSQEKMASFTAGLPLPPGFKLPF; translated from the coding sequence ATGTTCAACAAAGGCGGTTTGGGCAACCTGATGCAACAGGCCCAGAAAATGCAGGACAACATGAAGAAGGCGCAGGAAGAGCTGGCCAATGTCGAGGTGGAAGGCCAGGCCGGCGCCGGCATGGTCAAGGTGGTGATGACCTGCGGTCACGCGGTCAAGCGCGTCTCCATCGACGATTCGCTGCTGTCGGACGACAAGGACATGCTGGAAGACCTGATCGCTGCCGCCTTCAACGATGCGGCCCGCAAGGCCGAAGCCACCAGCCAGGAAAAGATGGCCAGCTTCACCGCTGGCCTGCCGCTGCCGCCGGGCTTCAAGCTGCCGTTCTGA
- the guaA gene encoding glutamine-hydrolyzing GMP synthase — protein sequence MDKILILDFGSQVTQLIARRVREAHVYCELHPFDVGMDFIREFAPKAIILSGGPNSVYESDYQADPALFELGVPVLGICYGMQWMAQSLGGKVESGDKREFGYAEIRARGHSQLFNGLQDRSNAEGHGLLDVWMSHGDKVTALPDGFKMIAETPSCPVAAMADENRHFYGVQFHPEVTHTKRGTDMLHRFVLGIAGAQPSWTMPNYIDEAVKKIRDQVGDEEVILGLSGGVDSSVAAALIHRAIGDQLTCVFVDHGLLRLNEGDMVMDMFARGLGVKVIRVDARDQFMGHLAGVTDPEAKRKIIGREFVEVFQAEAKKLPAAKWLAQGTIYPDVIESAGAKTKKAHAIKSHHNVGGLPETLNLKLLEPLRDLFKDEVRELGVALGLSHEMVYRHPFPGPGLGVRILGEVKAEYAELLQRADAIFIEELRNTVDEHSGKTWYDLTSQAFAVFLPVKSVGVMGDGRTYEWVVALRAVVTSDFMTAHWAELPYSLLGRVSNRIINEVRGLNRVVYDVSGKPPATIEWE from the coding sequence ATGGACAAGATCCTGATTCTCGATTTCGGCTCCCAGGTTACCCAGCTGATCGCACGCCGCGTGCGCGAAGCACACGTGTACTGCGAGCTGCATCCGTTCGACGTGGGCATGGACTTCATCCGCGAATTCGCGCCCAAGGCCATCATCCTGTCCGGCGGCCCGAACTCGGTGTACGAATCGGATTACCAAGCCGACCCGGCGCTGTTCGAGCTCGGCGTGCCGGTGCTCGGCATCTGCTATGGCATGCAGTGGATGGCGCAATCGTTGGGCGGCAAGGTGGAAAGCGGTGACAAGCGCGAGTTCGGCTATGCCGAGATCCGCGCCCGCGGCCACTCGCAGCTGTTCAACGGCCTGCAGGATCGCAGCAATGCCGAAGGCCACGGCCTATTGGACGTGTGGATGAGCCACGGCGACAAGGTCACCGCGCTGCCCGATGGCTTCAAGATGATCGCCGAGACCCCATCCTGCCCGGTGGCGGCCATGGCCGATGAGAACCGCCATTTCTACGGCGTGCAGTTCCACCCGGAAGTGACCCACACCAAGCGCGGCACCGACATGCTGCACCGCTTCGTGCTCGGCATCGCCGGCGCGCAGCCCAGCTGGACCATGCCCAACTACATCGACGAAGCGGTGAAGAAGATCCGCGACCAGGTCGGTGACGAGGAAGTGATCCTCGGCCTGTCGGGCGGGGTCGACTCCAGCGTGGCGGCCGCGCTGATCCACCGCGCCATCGGCGACCAGCTCACCTGCGTGTTCGTCGATCACGGCCTGTTGCGCCTGAACGAAGGCGACATGGTGATGGACATGTTCGCGCGCGGCCTCGGCGTGAAGGTGATCCGCGTGGATGCCCGCGACCAGTTCATGGGCCATCTGGCTGGCGTGACCGATCCGGAAGCCAAGCGCAAGATCATAGGCCGCGAGTTCGTCGAGGTGTTCCAGGCTGAGGCCAAGAAGCTGCCGGCCGCCAAGTGGCTGGCACAGGGCACCATCTACCCGGATGTGATCGAATCGGCCGGCGCCAAGACCAAGAAAGCGCATGCGATCAAGAGCCACCACAACGTGGGTGGCCTGCCGGAAACACTGAACCTCAAGCTGCTCGAACCGCTGCGCGACCTGTTCAAGGACGAAGTGCGCGAGCTCGGCGTGGCGCTGGGCCTGTCGCACGAGATGGTCTACCGCCACCCATTCCCGGGCCCGGGTCTCGGCGTACGGATTCTCGGTGAAGTGAAGGCCGAATATGCCGAACTGCTGCAACGGGCAGACGCCATCTTCATCGAAGAGCTGCGCAATACCGTGGACGAGCACAGCGGCAAGACCTGGTACGACCTGACCTCGCAGGCCTTTGCCGTGTTCCTGCCGGTGAAATCAGTCGGCGTGATGGGCGATGGCCGCACCTACGAATGGGTGGTGGCGCTGCGCGCCGTGGTCACCAGCGATTTCATGACCGCCCACTGGGCGGAGCTGCCGTACAGCCTGCTGGGCCGCGTGTCGAACCGCATCATCAATGAAGTACGCGGCCTCAACCGCGTGGTCTACGACGTATCCGGCAAGCCGCCGGCGACCATCGAGTGGGAATGA
- the recQ gene encoding DNA helicase RecQ, translating into MSTVAQPSPTAQQVLEHVFGYRAFRGAQAAIVDTLAAGADALVLMPTGGGKSLCYQVPALLRDGCGVVVSPLIALMQDQVDALRELGVAAAFLNSTLDADAAREVERAFVTGELKLLYVAPERLVTPRFQSLLTRARIALFAIDEAHCVSAWGHDFRPEYLQLSVLAEQFPGVPRIALTATADHATRQDIIGRLRLEEASQFVSSFDRPNLRYTIVEKKSAREQLLAFIRREHEGDSGIVYCLSRKKVEDTAAWLRSKEIKALPYHAGMDAETRARNQQIFIRDEGVVMVATIAFGMGIDKPDVRFVAHLDLPKSIENYYQETGRAGRDGAAADAWLAYGLNDVMLLTEMIEGGNSADEQKAVERAKLSAMLGLCEATGCRRIALLGYFGEETGACGNCDNCLNPPQLIDHSQNAKKALSCVFRTGNRFGVGHLVDVLQGKPTPKVKEFCHDRVSTFGIGSDTDEPTWRAIYRQLLARGALRLNPEGHGGLELTDAARSYLKGDAPLALRARAEKFHYRGERDSGFATSADTALWQALKKLRKELADAQNVPAYVIFGDATLREMVRQRPGDHYELSRISGVGDRKLEKYGDDFLKVIGTHL; encoded by the coding sequence ATGTCGACCGTTGCCCAGCCCTCCCCCACCGCCCAGCAAGTGCTGGAACACGTGTTCGGTTACCGCGCCTTTCGCGGTGCGCAGGCCGCCATCGTCGACACGCTGGCCGCTGGCGCCGATGCACTGGTGCTGATGCCCACCGGCGGCGGCAAATCACTGTGCTACCAGGTGCCGGCGTTGCTGCGCGATGGCTGTGGCGTGGTGGTGTCGCCGCTGATCGCGCTGATGCAGGACCAGGTCGATGCGCTGCGCGAGCTGGGCGTGGCCGCGGCCTTCCTCAATTCCACGCTCGATGCGGATGCCGCCCGCGAGGTGGAGCGCGCCTTTGTCACCGGCGAGCTCAAGCTGCTTTACGTTGCACCCGAGCGCCTCGTCACACCGCGGTTCCAGTCGTTGTTGACCCGCGCACGCATCGCGCTCTTCGCCATCGACGAGGCGCATTGCGTCTCGGCCTGGGGCCACGATTTCCGCCCGGAATACCTGCAGCTCTCGGTCCTGGCCGAGCAGTTCCCCGGTGTGCCGCGGATCGCGCTCACCGCCACCGCCGATCACGCCACGCGCCAGGACATCATCGGCCGGCTGCGGCTGGAGGAGGCGAGCCAGTTCGTTTCCAGCTTCGATCGACCCAACCTGCGCTACACCATCGTCGAGAAGAAAAGCGCGCGCGAGCAGCTGCTCGCCTTCATCCGCCGTGAGCACGAGGGCGATTCGGGCATCGTCTACTGCCTGTCGCGCAAGAAGGTGGAGGACACCGCCGCCTGGCTGCGCAGCAAGGAAATCAAGGCCCTGCCCTACCACGCCGGCATGGATGCCGAAACGCGCGCGCGCAACCAACAGATCTTCATCCGCGACGAAGGCGTGGTCATGGTCGCCACCATCGCCTTCGGCATGGGCATCGACAAGCCAGATGTGCGCTTCGTCGCCCATCTCGACCTGCCCAAGAGCATCGAGAACTACTACCAGGAAACCGGCCGTGCCGGCCGTGATGGCGCCGCCGCCGATGCCTGGCTGGCCTATGGCCTGAACGACGTGATGCTGCTCACCGAGATGATCGAGGGCGGCAACAGCGCCGATGAGCAAAAGGCGGTCGAGCGCGCCAAGCTCTCGGCCATGCTCGGCCTGTGCGAAGCCACCGGCTGCCGCCGCATCGCGCTGCTCGGCTATTTCGGCGAGGAGACCGGCGCCTGCGGCAACTGCGACAACTGCCTGAATCCACCGCAGCTGATCGACCACAGCCAGAATGCCAAGAAGGCGCTGTCCTGCGTGTTCCGCACCGGCAACCGCTTCGGCGTCGGCCATCTCGTCGACGTGCTGCAGGGTAAGCCTACGCCCAAGGTGAAGGAGTTCTGCCACGACCGCGTCTCCACCTTCGGCATCGGCAGCGACACCGACGAGCCCACCTGGCGCGCCATCTACCGCCAACTGCTGGCCCGCGGCGCCTTGCGGCTCAACCCCGAAGGCCACGGCGGGCTGGAGCTGACCGATGCCGCACGCAGCTACCTCAAGGGTGACGCCCCGCTGGCACTACGCGCCCGCGCCGAGAAATTCCACTACCGTGGCGAGCGCGACAGCGGCTTTGCCACCAGCGCCGACACCGCCCTGTGGCAGGCGTTGAAGAAGCTGCGCAAGGAACTCGCGGACGCACAGAACGTGCCGGCCTACGTGATCTTTGGCGATGCCACGCTGCGAGAGATGGTGCGCCAGCGCCCAGGCGATCATTACGAGCTATCGCGGATCAGCGGTGTGGGCGATCGCAAGCTGGAGAAGTATGGGGATGATTTTTTGAAGGTGATCGGGACGCATCTGTAG
- the argS gene encoding arginine--tRNA ligase, whose amino-acid sequence MTLHELLSSRVAAALAAAGAPDAAPVVQPSSKPEFGDYQANGVMGAAKALKSNPRELATKVVAALQLDGIASKIEIAGPGFINITLADDFLAGTVMRQQADVQLGTGRHAGDKVVIDYSSPNLAKEMHVGHLRSTIIGDALARVLAFRGDQVVRQNHVGDWGTQFGMLTAYLVETEQAGSDELALDDLEGFYRAAKQRFDEDAAFADRARDYVVKLQGGDVRVRALWQRFLEVSLAHCEAVYERLGVQLQRDDVMGESAYNDDLPRVVTDLRAKGLLTEDQGAQVVFLDEFKNKEGEAQAYIIQKQDGGYLYSTSDLAALRYRAGKLGARRLLYVVDARQGLHFQQLFTLGRKAGFIGDDIATEHVAFGTMMGEDGKPFKTRSGGTVKLVELLDEAERRAFDLVSEKNPDLAEEKRRSIARAVGIGAVKYADLSKHRTSDYIFDWNTMLSFEGNTAPYLQYAYTRLASIFRAAGSFDHHAKLVLTEPAEHALALQLAQFPDLLSQVAAETCPHFLCAYLYQLATRFSRFYEACPVLKSDGETRASRLALCAAAANTLKTGLGLLGIAVLEEM is encoded by the coding sequence ATGACCTTGCACGAGCTCCTTTCCAGCCGCGTGGCGGCCGCCCTGGCCGCCGCCGGTGCGCCCGACGCCGCCCCGGTGGTCCAACCGTCGTCCAAACCGGAGTTCGGTGACTATCAGGCCAATGGGGTGATGGGCGCAGCCAAGGCGCTGAAGTCCAATCCGCGCGAGCTCGCTACCAAGGTGGTGGCTGCGCTGCAGCTCGACGGGATTGCCAGCAAGATCGAGATCGCCGGTCCGGGCTTCATCAACATCACGCTGGCCGACGATTTCCTCGCCGGCACCGTGATGCGCCAGCAGGCGGATGTGCAGCTCGGCACCGGTCGCCACGCTGGCGACAAGGTGGTGATCGACTATTCGTCGCCTAACCTCGCCAAGGAAATGCACGTCGGTCACCTGCGCTCGACCATCATCGGCGACGCGCTGGCGCGGGTGCTGGCCTTCCGCGGCGACCAAGTGGTGCGGCAGAACCACGTGGGTGACTGGGGCACGCAGTTCGGCATGCTGACTGCTTACCTGGTCGAGACCGAACAGGCCGGCAGCGACGAGCTGGCGCTGGATGACCTGGAAGGTTTCTACCGCGCTGCCAAGCAGCGCTTCGACGAAGACGCTGCCTTCGCTGATCGCGCCCGCGACTACGTGGTGAAGCTGCAGGGCGGCGATGTGCGGGTGCGCGCGCTGTGGCAGCGTTTCCTCGAAGTGTCGCTGGCCCACTGCGAGGCAGTGTACGAGCGCCTGGGCGTGCAACTGCAACGCGACGACGTGATGGGCGAATCGGCGTACAACGACGATCTGCCGCGCGTGGTGACCGACCTGCGTGCCAAGGGCTTGCTGACCGAGGATCAGGGCGCTCAGGTGGTGTTCCTCGACGAATTCAAGAACAAGGAAGGCGAGGCGCAGGCCTACATCATCCAGAAGCAGGATGGTGGTTATCTCTATTCGACCAGCGATCTCGCCGCGCTGCGCTATCGCGCCGGGAAGCTCGGTGCCCGGCGCCTGTTGTACGTGGTCGACGCGCGCCAGGGCCTGCATTTCCAGCAGCTCTTCACGCTGGGCCGCAAGGCGGGCTTCATCGGGGACGACATCGCCACCGAGCACGTCGCCTTCGGCACCATGATGGGCGAGGACGGCAAGCCGTTCAAAACCCGCTCCGGCGGCACGGTGAAGCTGGTGGAGCTGCTGGACGAAGCCGAGCGCCGCGCGTTTGATCTCGTCAGCGAGAAGAATCCGGATCTGGCCGAGGAGAAACGCCGCAGCATCGCCCGCGCCGTCGGTATCGGCGCGGTGAAGTACGCCGACCTCTCGAAGCACCGCACCAGCGATTACATCTTCGACTGGAACACCATGTTGTCCTTCGAGGGCAACACTGCACCCTACCTGCAGTACGCGTATACGCGGCTGGCCAGCATCTTCCGCGCCGCCGGTAGCTTCGATCACCACGCCAAGCTGGTACTGACCGAGCCTGCCGAGCACGCGCTGGCGCTGCAGCTGGCGCAGTTCCCGGATCTGCTGTCGCAGGTGGCGGCAGAAACCTGCCCGCATTTCCTCTGCGCCTACCTGTATCAACTGGCGACGCGATTCAGCCGCTTCTACGAGGCCTGCCCGGTGCTGAAGTCGGATGGCGAAACCCGCGCCAGCCGCTTGGCGCTGTGCGCTGCTGCGGCCAACACGCTGAAAACAGGCTTGGGCCTGTTGGGTATCGCGGTGCTGGAAGAAATGTAA
- the recR gene encoding recombination mediator RecR produces MTPSSLNQLIEALRVLPGVGPKSATRMAYHLLQRDQGGAVNLAHAIEYAIATLRHCRRCNTFTEAEVCDICADEGRDVSRLCVVEMPTDLMMVEQTLAYHGLYFVLMGRLSPLDGIGPKDIALARLLERAGDGMVEEVVIATNFTVEGEATAHYLAETLRARGLTVSRIARGLPVGGELEHVDPGTLAQALVERRTL; encoded by the coding sequence ATGACCCCGTCTTCCCTCAACCAGCTGATCGAAGCGCTACGCGTGCTGCCTGGCGTCGGCCCCAAATCCGCCACGCGCATGGCCTACCACCTGCTGCAGCGCGACCAGGGCGGCGCAGTGAACCTGGCGCATGCGATCGAATACGCGATCGCCACGCTCAGGCATTGCCGGCGCTGCAACACCTTCACCGAGGCCGAGGTCTGCGACATCTGCGCCGACGAGGGGCGTGATGTCAGCCGGCTGTGCGTGGTGGAAATGCCGACCGACCTGATGATGGTCGAGCAGACGCTGGCCTATCACGGCCTCTACTTCGTGCTGATGGGGCGCTTGAGCCCGCTCGACGGCATCGGCCCCAAGGACATCGCGCTCGCCCGCCTGCTGGAGCGCGCCGGCGATGGCATGGTGGAGGAAGTGGTGATCGCCACCAACTTCACCGTCGAGGGCGAAGCCACCGCGCACTATCTGGCCGAAACGCTGCGCGCGCGCGGCCTCACTGTCAGCCGCATCGCCCGCGGCTTGCCGGTCGGTGGCGAGCTGGAGCATGTCGATCCGGGCACGCTGGCGCAGGCGCTGGTGGAGCGGCGGACTTTATAG